A single region of the Palaemon carinicauda isolate YSFRI2023 chromosome 17, ASM3689809v2, whole genome shotgun sequence genome encodes:
- the LOC137656053 gene encoding uncharacterized protein, translating to MRRSQMGHWRMVSRGEDFELLEYWDLDGLIVSEPSNLNQKLGKRHMDVFHDSLADIKSQPKNLKNESSSSWNTHTILILSGMETPRSVAMSCGTPPWKHTPKMRRWIAGLWGADDCI from the exons ATGCGAAGGAGCCAAATGGGACACTGGAGAATGGTTTCCAGAGGAGAGGACTTCGAGCTACTAGAATACTGGG ATTTGGATGGTTTGATTGTATCAGAACCTTCTAATCTTAATCAGAAATTAGGAAAACGTCACATGGACGTTTTCCATGACAGTTTGGCAGACATAAAAAG CCAACCAAAGAATCTCAAGAATGAATCATCCAGTAGCTGGAACACACACACCATCCTCATCCTCAGTGGAATGGAAACACCACGTTCTGTTGCAATGTCCTGCGGAACACCGCCCTGGAAGCACACACCCAAGATGCGACGTTGGATAGCTGGCCTGTGGGGGGCAGACGATTGCATCTGA